In Lactobacillus sp. PV012, one genomic interval encodes:
- the upp gene encoding uracil phosphoribosyltransferase, whose translation MGKFTVLNHPLIQHKLTIIRKKTTGTNEFRQIVGEIGGLMVYEMTRDLPLKNVEIETPMGKSTQKELAGKKLVIVPILRAGLGMVDGVLQMIPSAKVGHIGMYRDEETLKPHEYFFKMPADIEERDCVVVDPMLATGGSAIMAIDALKKRGAKNIRLAVLVAAPDGVKAVQEAHPDVDIYAAAEDEKLMPNGYIYPGLGDAGDRLFGTK comes from the coding sequence ATGGGAAAATTTACTGTTTTAAATCATCCATTAATTCAACACAAATTGACCATTATTCGTAAAAAAACAACTGGAACTAACGAATTTAGACAAATTGTTGGTGAAATTGGTGGATTAATGGTATATGAAATGACACGTGATTTACCATTAAAGAATGTGGAAATCGAAACGCCAATGGGTAAGTCTACTCAAAAAGAACTAGCAGGTAAAAAGTTAGTCATTGTTCCTATTTTACGTGCTGGACTCGGGATGGTAGATGGAGTTTTACAAATGATTCCTTCAGCTAAAGTTGGACATATTGGAATGTACCGTGATGAAGAAACATTGAAGCCACATGAATATTTCTTTAAGATGCCTGCAGATATTGAAGAACGTGATTGTGTAGTGGTTGATCCAATGCTAGCAACAGGTGGTTCAGCTATTATGGCAATTGATGCTTTAAAAAAGCGTGGTGCTAAAAATATTCGTTTGGCTGTACTCGTAGCAGCTCCTGACGGAGTAAAAGCTGTGCAAGAAGCTCATCCAGATGTAGATATCTATGCGGCAGCAGAAGATGAAAAGCTAATGCCTAATGGTTATATTTACCCTGGATTAGGTGATGCCGGTGATCGTTTGTTCGGCACTAAATAA
- the prfA gene encoding peptide chain release factor 1, translating into MDKVMAQLESLVGHYEELQEMMADPEVINDTKRYMEISKEEADMREVVQKYRQYKADKKEIADNKEIISNESDSDLVEMAKEENSELEKEVTELEDEIKILMLPKDPNDDKDIIMEIRGAAGGDEASLFAADLLRMYEKYAETQGWKVSIIDSDPTEVGGYKHVALMITGDKVYSKLKYENGAHRVQRIPVTESQGRVHTSTATVAVMPEYEQVDIDIDQKDIRVDVYRSSGAGGQHINKTSSAVRMTHLPTGIVVAMQDQRSQQQNREKAMQILKSRVYDYYESQNQAQYDAKRKSAVGTGDRSERIRTYNFPQNRVTDHRIGLTLNKLDRILNGELDEVINALVLYYQTQQLEKMAEENA; encoded by the coding sequence ATGGATAAAGTTATGGCTCAATTGGAGAGTTTAGTTGGCCACTATGAAGAATTGCAAGAAATGATGGCTGACCCAGAAGTAATTAATGACACTAAACGCTATATGGAAATTTCAAAAGAAGAAGCAGATATGCGTGAAGTTGTTCAAAAGTATCGTCAGTATAAAGCTGATAAAAAGGAAATTGCAGATAATAAAGAAATTATTTCTAATGAATCCGACAGCGATTTAGTTGAAATGGCTAAAGAAGAAAATTCAGAGCTTGAAAAAGAAGTAACAGAACTTGAGGATGAAATCAAAATCTTAATGCTTCCAAAAGATCCTAATGATGACAAAGATATTATTATGGAAATTCGTGGAGCTGCCGGAGGGGATGAAGCATCATTATTTGCTGCTGACTTATTGAGAATGTATGAAAAATATGCTGAAACTCAAGGCTGGAAGGTTTCAATTATTGATTCCGATCCAACTGAAGTAGGTGGGTACAAACATGTGGCCTTAATGATTACAGGAGATAAAGTATATTCTAAGTTAAAGTATGAAAATGGGGCTCACCGTGTACAACGTATTCCAGTAACTGAATCTCAGGGTCGTGTTCATACTTCAACTGCAACTGTAGCAGTAATGCCTGAATATGAACAAGTAGATATTGATATTGATCAAAAAGATATTCGTGTGGATGTTTACCGCTCTTCAGGTGCTGGTGGTCAACACATTAACAAGACTTCTAGTGCCGTTCGTATGACACACTTGCCAACGGGTATTGTAGTGGCTATGCAAGATCAAAGATCTCAACAGCAGAACCGTGAAAAAGCAATGCAAATTTTGAAATCACGTGTTTATGATTATTATGAAAGTCAAAATCAAGCTCAATATGATGCAAAACGTAAAAGTGCTGTTGGTACTGGTGATCGTTCTGAAAGAATTAGAACTTATAATTTCCCACAAAATCGTGTAACTGATCACCGTATTGGTTTGACACTTAATAAGTTAGATCGAATCTTAAATGGAGAACTTGATGAAGTTATCAATGCTTTAGTTCTTTATTATCAAACACAACAATTAGAAAAGATGGCGGAAGAAAATGCCTAG
- a CDS encoding L-threonylcarbamoyladenylate synthase → METKIFSKDQLDDAVKLLKRGELVAFPTETVYGLGALATDEVAVKNVYAAKGRPSDNPLIVTVSNPEMMARYVTQIPKVAEKLINQFWPGPLTIILKVKEGALPNAVTGGLTTAAFRNPQDKLTQELISKLDAPIVGPSANTSTKPSPTTAEHVFHDLNGKIAGIVDNGPTEIGLESTIIDLSVETPVVLRPGEITPEQLSEALGQTVLMNKGTTQTKGVPKAPGMKYRHYAPSAPVYIVDDVKDFEKIVYNNQVGVAALSNVLKNIEANNTFNLGENIDEAAHNLFGALRYFDEQKNIKKIYVQGFQQGDISAAYMNRLTKAAAGHHYFNK, encoded by the coding sequence ATGGAAACTAAAATTTTTTCAAAAGATCAACTTGATGATGCAGTTAAGCTTTTGAAGAGAGGCGAATTAGTTGCCTTTCCAACTGAAACTGTTTATGGTTTAGGTGCGCTTGCGACTGATGAAGTAGCGGTAAAAAATGTTTATGCAGCCAAAGGACGACCAAGTGATAATCCTTTAATTGTGACTGTCTCTAATCCTGAAATGATGGCAAGATATGTGACACAAATCCCTAAAGTAGCTGAGAAGTTAATTAACCAATTTTGGCCTGGTCCTTTAACAATTATTTTGAAAGTAAAAGAGGGGGCATTACCTAATGCAGTCACTGGGGGCTTGACGACAGCTGCTTTCCGCAATCCCCAAGATAAATTGACGCAAGAATTAATTAGCAAGCTTGATGCACCAATTGTCGGACCTTCTGCTAATACTTCAACTAAACCTAGTCCAACAACTGCTGAACATGTTTTCCATGATTTAAATGGTAAAATTGCAGGAATTGTAGATAATGGACCAACTGAAATTGGTCTTGAATCCACTATTATTGATCTTTCAGTAGAAACTCCTGTGGTATTACGACCTGGTGAAATCACTCCAGAGCAACTAAGTGAAGCATTAGGACAAACGGTTTTAATGAATAAAGGCACTACTCAAACTAAGGGTGTTCCTAAAGCACCTGGAATGAAATACCGTCACTATGCACCAAGTGCACCAGTTTATATTGTGGATGATGTAAAAGATTTTGAAAAAATTGTTTATAATAACCAAGTTGGTGTAGCAGCCTTAAGCAATGTATTAAAAAATATCGAAGCTAATAATACTTTTAATTTGGGCGAGAATATTGATGAAGCAGCTCATAATCTTTTTGGAGCTTTGCGCTATTTTGATGAACAAAAAAATATTAAAAAAATATATGTTCAAGGCTTTCAACAAGGAGATATTAGTGCAGCTTATATGAATCGCTTGACTAAAGCAGCAGCTGGACACCATTATTTTAATAAATAA
- a CDS encoding thymidine kinase, with protein MAQLFFRYGAMSSGKTIEILKVAHNYDAQGRKIALMTSGLDTRNGVGNVSSRIGLQRKAIPITEEMNLFDYIKEMNKKQMQADQAEVACVLIDEAQFLKRHHVLECAKIVDELKIPVMTFGLKNDFQNNLFEGSENLLIFADKIEEMKTICHYCGHKAVMNLRVNEGQPVYDGQQVQIGGDESYYPVCRFHYFHPGEKRI; from the coding sequence ATGGCACAATTATTTTTCCGATATGGAGCAATGAGCAGTGGTAAAACAATTGAAATTTTAAAGGTCGCTCACAATTATGATGCACAAGGACGAAAGATTGCCTTGATGACAAGTGGTCTTGATACGCGTAATGGAGTAGGGAATGTTTCATCACGCATTGGCTTACAAAGAAAAGCAATTCCGATAACAGAAGAGATGAATCTTTTTGACTATATTAAAGAGATGAATAAAAAGCAGATGCAAGCAGATCAAGCAGAAGTGGCTTGTGTATTAATCGATGAAGCACAGTTTTTGAAGCGACATCATGTTCTAGAATGCGCTAAAATTGTGGATGAGTTAAAAATTCCAGTAATGACCTTTGGATTAAAAAATGATTTTCAAAATAACTTATTTGAAGGAAGCGAGAATTTATTGATTTTTGCTGATAAAATAGAAGAAATGAAAACCATTTGTCATTATTGTGGACATAAAGCAGTAATGAATTTACGTGTAAATGAAGGACAGCCTGTCTATGATGGACAACAGGTACAAATTGGTGGAGATGAATCTTATTATCCAGTTTGTCGTTTTCATTATTTTCACCCTGGAGAAAAAAGAATTTAA
- a CDS encoding Mur ligase family protein translates to MNIKSNVATMAGKSSYWFLHNVLKGGTSFPGKFAMKIDPNVLNHLAKGYETIIVTGTNGKTMTTSLIVKALKKKYGDVLTNPSGSNMQQGIVTAFLAHKNKKVKKKIAVLEVDEANVKMVTKLLHPKTFVLTNIFRDQMDRYGEIYTTYEKIVDGIKLAPDATIIVNGDASIFSSVDLPNKKVFYGFKLPNDQPENDFKAPVNTDGVLCPKCDHVLHYHERVYANLGDFFCPNCGYKRPELDYSVNKIINQTPNSLTFQMGDKDYNIGIGGTYNIYNALAAYTVAREYGLSEEEVAQSFAENKRVFGRQELINYKGKEIDLILVKNPVGLDEVLHMLNTEKDDYSLVTLLNANHADGIDTSWIWDAEFEGLNKEKIKKVLVGGQRWKDMNFRLEVSGFNPDLLKIVKDDHEALIDQIATLPTKKVYILSTYTAMLALRKAMAEKKIIKAGM, encoded by the coding sequence ATGAATATTAAATCAAATGTTGCCACAATGGCAGGAAAATCATCTTATTGGTTTTTACATAATGTATTAAAAGGTGGGACAAGTTTTCCCGGTAAGTTTGCAATGAAAATTGATCCAAATGTCCTCAACCATCTGGCAAAAGGATATGAAACAATTATCGTTACTGGAACAAACGGAAAAACAATGACTACCTCTTTAATTGTTAAAGCTCTCAAGAAAAAGTATGGAGATGTTTTAACTAATCCGTCCGGAAGTAACATGCAACAAGGAATTGTTACGGCATTTTTAGCCCATAAAAACAAAAAAGTTAAAAAGAAAATTGCTGTTTTAGAAGTTGACGAAGCTAACGTCAAAATGGTTACTAAATTACTTCATCCTAAAACTTTTGTCCTAACAAATATTTTTAGAGATCAAATGGATCGTTATGGAGAAATTTATACTACCTATGAAAAAATTGTAGATGGTATAAAATTAGCACCTGATGCAACTATTATTGTGAATGGAGATGCAAGTATTTTCTCATCTGTTGACTTACCAAATAAAAAGGTATTTTATGGGTTCAAATTACCTAATGATCAACCTGAAAATGACTTTAAAGCTCCTGTTAATACTGATGGTGTTCTATGTCCAAAATGTGATCATGTTTTACACTATCATGAACGAGTTTATGCAAATCTTGGTGATTTTTTCTGTCCAAACTGCGGTTATAAGCGTCCTGAATTAGACTACAGTGTTAATAAAATTATTAATCAAACTCCAAATAGTCTTACCTTCCAAATGGGAGATAAAGATTATAATATTGGAATTGGAGGTACCTATAATATCTACAACGCTTTAGCTGCTTATACTGTTGCTCGTGAGTATGGTTTAAGCGAAGAAGAAGTTGCCCAAAGCTTTGCTGAAAACAAACGTGTCTTTGGCCGTCAAGAATTAATCAACTACAAAGGTAAAGAAATTGATCTTATCTTAGTTAAAAACCCTGTGGGACTTGATGAAGTTTTGCATATGTTAAACACCGAAAAAGATGACTATTCCTTAGTAACTCTTTTAAATGCAAATCATGCTGACGGAATTGATACTTCTTGGATTTGGGATGCAGAATTTGAAGGATTAAATAAAGAAAAGATAAAAAAAGTACTAGTTGGAGGACAACGGTGGAAAGACATGAACTTTCGTTTAGAAGTCTCCGGTTTCAATCCCGACCTTCTTAAGATTGTTAAAGATGACCACGAAGCATTAATTGATCAAATTGCTACTCTTCCTACTAAAAAAGTTTATATTTTATCTACCTATACTGCTATGCTTGCCCTTAGAAAAGCAATGGCTGAAAAGAAAATCATCAAAGCTGGAATGTAA
- a CDS encoding VanZ family protein, with product MLFLQPLYEVVTRTFANKVNHFALIKLIFYSLDKTIFYFLIFAVLRLCWLMFVRHRRKIKSEIAVWIFAFYLILLFMLTTFRDTYFPWQLSFNLHLPLSDINLVFMKETIKLIHGASIVDFFYNSFGNVLWFMPFGFLFPIIIQKRHCFWWTLLVGAAISVSIEGWQFVLMTGVSDIDDVFFNVCGTIIGYGIYKYVINNHHFD from the coding sequence ATGTTGTTTTTGCAGCCATTATATGAAGTAGTAACCCGTACTTTTGCAAATAAAGTGAATCATTTTGCTTTGATTAAACTAATATTTTACAGTTTAGATAAAACAATTTTTTATTTTTTAATATTTGCAGTTTTGAGGTTATGTTGGTTAATGTTTGTACGACATCGAAGAAAAATTAAATCAGAAATTGCTGTTTGGATTTTTGCCTTTTATTTAATTTTATTATTTATGCTGACAACCTTTAGAGATACTTATTTTCCATGGCAATTATCTTTTAATTTACATCTGCCACTGAGTGATATTAACTTAGTATTTATGAAAGAAACTATTAAGTTAATTCATGGAGCTAGTATTGTTGATTTCTTCTATAATTCTTTTGGAAATGTATTATGGTTTATGCCATTTGGATTTTTATTTCCAATTATTATTCAAAAAAGACATTGTTTTTGGTGGACTTTATTAGTCGGAGCTGCTATTTCAGTAAGTATTGAAGGCTGGCAGTTTGTTTTAATGACAGGTGTTAGTGATATTGATGATGTGTTTTTTAACGTGTGTGGGACAATCATTGGATATGGAATTTATAAATATGTAATTAATAATCATCATTTTGATTGA
- the prmC gene encoding peptide chain release factor N(5)-glutamine methyltransferase gives MPSNFKQIKQNFLKENPEILPEDVDYVLAERLDYTPSEFQMHLEDNLTAEQLKVIRRDLKKLAKGVSPQYIVGYSWFLGYKILVKRGVLIPRFETEELVLWALDNLSENQKVLDLGTGSGAIMVALANKAKEKNISNLTLYASDISDNVLRESEENFLNYDLDVITRKANVLIGLEKFDLIVSNPPYIKLDEKNLMDKNVIQNEPEEALFGGEDGLDFYRRFAQQVKDHLNKNGQFFLEFGFNQQDDLAKLFAKELPEFEIEFKKDLSGKPRMVHGRWKN, from the coding sequence ATGCCTAGTAATTTTAAGCAAATTAAGCAGAACTTTTTAAAAGAAAATCCTGAAATTCTTCCTGAAGATGTAGACTATGTGTTAGCAGAACGCTTAGACTATACTCCTAGTGAATTTCAAATGCATTTAGAAGATAATTTGACCGCTGAGCAGCTAAAAGTAATTAGACGAGATTTAAAAAAACTTGCTAAGGGAGTTTCTCCTCAATATATTGTGGGATATAGCTGGTTTTTAGGATATAAAATTTTAGTTAAAAGAGGAGTCTTAATTCCTCGTTTTGAAACAGAAGAATTAGTTCTGTGGGCACTTGATAATCTTAGTGAGAACCAAAAGGTACTTGATTTAGGTACAGGATCTGGTGCAATTATGGTAGCTTTAGCAAATAAAGCTAAAGAAAAAAATATTAGTAATTTAACCTTATATGCAAGTGATATATCAGATAATGTTTTACGTGAAAGTGAAGAAAACTTTTTGAATTATGATTTAGATGTAATTACCAGAAAAGCTAATGTACTAATTGGGTTGGAAAAATTTGATCTAATTGTCTCAAATCCTCCCTATATTAAATTAGACGAAAAAAATTTGATGGATAAAAATGTAATTCAAAATGAGCCTGAAGAAGCACTATTTGGTGGAGAAGATGGGTTAGATTTTTATCGTAGGTTTGCGCAGCAAGTAAAAGATCATCTGAATAAAAATGGACAATTTTTCTTGGAATTTGGATTTAATCAGCAAGATGATTTAGCAAAACTTTTTGCCAAAGAATTGCCTGAGTTTGAAATTGAATTTAAGAAAGACTTATCTGGTAAACCTCGAATGGTACATGGGAGATGGAAAAATTAA
- a CDS encoding serine hydrolase domain-containing protein, with translation MIDYYKTRNLIEQMIPHKIVPGVNYAFIKGEQVNTATLGFASIYPQLTQLSPFGLYDLASLTKVIGTTNVFLKLYEEGRINFSEPLKNFLPEFKDERVRLSHLLTHTSGIKGWIENRDQLSAPELLKAIVNLPVTDEFETKMRYADTNFILLGLVLERIYHEDVQTIITNEVIKPLGLENTTFTPPSPQSIPTAFNEKGEVLQGIVHDPKARILGKDCGSAGLFSTLDDLLELAKYYLGIKKDEFILKQDTVAQLFDSKSVAGVHPRSWGWDLRFDPKDNHPLIYHTGFTGTFMLLDRQKKSGMIVLTNRIHPTGKNEVFLSMREKIVQSFLAENSK, from the coding sequence ATGATTGATTATTATAAAACTCGCAATTTAATTGAGCAAATGATACCCCATAAAATTGTTCCAGGAGTCAACTATGCCTTCATTAAAGGAGAACAAGTAAATACAGCAACACTTGGATTTGCTAGTATTTATCCTCAACTAACTCAATTAAGTCCTTTTGGATTATATGATTTAGCCAGCTTGACTAAAGTTATTGGAACGACAAATGTTTTTCTGAAATTATACGAAGAAGGAAGGATTAATTTCTCTGAACCTTTAAAAAATTTTCTTCCAGAATTTAAAGATGAACGTGTTCGTTTAAGTCATCTATTAACTCATACTAGTGGAATTAAGGGCTGGATTGAAAATAGAGATCAATTAAGCGCTCCTGAATTGTTAAAAGCAATTGTAAACTTACCGGTGACAGATGAGTTTGAAACAAAGATGAGGTATGCGGATACTAATTTTATTCTATTAGGATTAGTTTTAGAGAGAATATACCATGAAGATGTTCAAACTATCATTACCAATGAAGTAATTAAGCCACTTGGGTTAGAAAATACAACCTTTACTCCACCATCACCGCAATCAATTCCAACAGCTTTTAATGAAAAGGGGGAGGTTTTACAAGGAATAGTTCACGATCCCAAAGCTCGAATCCTAGGAAAGGATTGTGGTTCAGCAGGCCTGTTTTCAACATTAGATGATTTGTTAGAATTAGCCAAATATTATCTTGGTATAAAAAAAGATGAATTTATTTTAAAGCAAGATACCGTAGCTCAACTATTTGATTCTAAATCTGTTGCAGGTGTCCATCCTCGTTCATGGGGATGGGATTTAAGATTTGATCCAAAAGATAATCATCCTCTGATTTATCACACAGGGTTTACTGGCACTTTTATGCTCTTAGATCGTCAAAAAAAATCGGGTATGATAGTTTTGACTAATCGAATCCATCCAACAGGTAAAAATGAGGTGTTTTTATCAATGAGGGAGAAAATCGTCCAGAGTTTTTTAGCAGAAAATAGCAAATAA
- a CDS encoding glucose-6-phosphate isomerase: MTEIVHLDTSKLKPFVHENELKEMQPMVTAADKVLREGSGAGADFRGWIDLPINYDKEEFDRIKKAAKKIQKDSEVLIGIGIGGSYLGAQASIEFLNSAFYGRDKDDYPTVVFCGNSISGSYLYDLIEWLGDKDFSINIISKSGTTTEPSIAFRVLKEKLIQKYGKEEAVKRIYATTDRAKGALKTEADAEGYEEFVVPDDIGGRFSVLSAVGLLPIAVAGGDIDEMMKGAADARAAYTNPDDEGDNPYKYAAIRNILYRKGYTTEILENYEPTLRMFGEWWKQLMGESEGKDQKGIYPSSANFTTDLHSLGQYIQEGRRNLMETVLKVEHPRHDVTIPDDKENLDQLNFLSGKTMNYVNDRAYEGVVLAHTDGGVPVMTIDIKDQSAHTLGYLIYWFELAVGISGYLNGINPFNQPGVESYKRNMFGLLNKPGYEDLHDDLTKRL, translated from the coding sequence ATGACAGAAATTGTACATTTAGATACTAGTAAATTGAAACCTTTTGTTCATGAAAATGAATTAAAGGAAATGCAACCAATGGTTACTGCAGCAGATAAAGTATTACGTGAGGGTTCTGGTGCAGGGGCAGATTTTCGCGGTTGGATTGATTTACCAATTAATTATGATAAAGAAGAATTTGATCGTATTAAAAAGGCTGCCAAAAAGATTCAAAAGGATTCTGAAGTTTTAATTGGAATTGGAATTGGTGGTTCTTACTTAGGTGCTCAAGCTTCTATTGAATTTTTAAATAGTGCTTTTTATGGCCGTGATAAAGATGATTACCCAACTGTTGTATTTTGTGGTAATTCTATCTCAGGTTCATATCTCTATGATTTAATCGAATGGTTGGGAGATAAGGATTTCAGTATTAATATTATTTCTAAGTCAGGTACTACTACTGAACCTTCTATTGCCTTCCGTGTTTTAAAAGAAAAATTAATTCAAAAATATGGTAAAGAAGAAGCTGTTAAGCGAATTTACGCAACTACTGATCGTGCTAAGGGTGCTTTAAAGACTGAAGCAGATGCAGAAGGCTATGAAGAATTCGTTGTACCAGACGATATTGGTGGACGTTTCTCAGTTCTTTCAGCAGTTGGTTTACTTCCAATCGCAGTAGCTGGTGGCGACATTGATGAAATGATGAAGGGTGCAGCAGATGCACGTGCAGCTTATACTAACCCAGATGATGAAGGAGATAATCCTTATAAATATGCTGCAATTAGAAATATTCTTTATCGTAAAGGTTATACTACTGAAATTCTTGAAAACTATGAACCAACTTTAAGAATGTTTGGTGAATGGTGGAAGCAATTGATGGGTGAATCAGAAGGTAAAGATCAAAAGGGTATTTATCCATCAAGTGCTAACTTTACTACTGATTTACACTCACTTGGTCAATATATTCAAGAAGGACGCCGTAATTTAATGGAAACTGTTCTTAAAGTAGAACATCCTCGTCACGACGTGACTATTCCAGATGATAAAGAAAACTTGGATCAACTAAACTTCTTATCAGGTAAAACTATGAATTACGTAAACGATCGTGCTTATGAAGGTGTAGTTTTAGCTCATACTGATGGTGGAGTTCCAGTTATGACTATTGATATCAAGGATCAAAGTGCACATACATTAGGTTACTTGATTTATTGGTTCGAATTAGCTGTTGGTATTTCAGGTTACTTAAACGGTATTAATCCATTTAACCAGCCAGGTGTTGAGAGTTACAAGAGAAATATGTTTGGTCTTTTAAATAAACCAGGCTACGAAGATTTACATGATGATTTAACTAAACGTCTTTAA
- the atpE gene encoding F0F1 ATP synthase subunit C: protein MKYIGAAIAAGLAALAASYGNGQVISKTIEGMARQPEAAGNLRTTMFIGVGLIEAVPILAIVFGFLILFM, encoded by the coding sequence ATGAAATACATCGGTGCAGCTATCGCTGCTGGTTTAGCTGCCTTAGCAGCTTCATATGGTAACGGACAAGTTATCTCAAAAACTATTGAAGGTATGGCAAGACAACCAGAAGCAGCTGGTAATTTAAGAACAACTATGTTTATCGGTGTTGGTTTGATCGAAGCTGTTCCTATTTTGGCAATTGTGTTCGGTTTCTTAATTCTTTTTATGTAA
- the atpB gene encoding F0F1 ATP synthase subunit A translates to MGEKSVVVGIGGLNFNLTNCLGGTLVALAVFFFVYYLSRKISIKPTKKQNMLEYLIDFTNDIVKSNVEDEDAQKHLSLYAFTLFLFIFMMNQLGLFFEFSINDHILVKSPTANPTITMTMAMMTLLLAFNFGVQKYGVKGYLVSYAKPVGFLLPINLIEEFTNFLTLSLRLYGNIYAGEVLLTLIGNRLAKSGGLWTVIASAPLTLVWQGFSVFIGSIQAYVFVTLSMVYIGNKVTEE, encoded by the coding sequence GTGGGTGAAAAATCTGTTGTTGTTGGTATCGGAGGTTTGAATTTTAATCTTACTAACTGTTTAGGTGGGACACTAGTTGCCCTTGCTGTGTTCTTTTTTGTTTATTATCTTTCAAGAAAAATAAGCATTAAACCAACAAAAAAGCAAAATATGCTCGAGTATTTAATTGATTTTACAAATGACATTGTCAAGTCAAATGTAGAAGATGAAGATGCTCAAAAGCACTTATCATTGTATGCTTTTACCTTATTTTTATTCATCTTTATGATGAATCAGTTAGGTTTGTTTTTCGAATTCTCTATCAACGATCACATCCTTGTGAAATCACCAACTGCCAACCCAACTATTACAATGACGATGGCAATGATGACATTGCTTTTAGCATTTAACTTTGGAGTACAGAAATACGGTGTAAAAGGCTATCTTGTTAGTTATGCAAAGCCAGTTGGCTTCTTGCTTCCAATTAACTTGATTGAAGAGTTTACTAACTTCTTGACGTTATCACTACGTCTATACGGTAATATTTATGCTGGTGAAGTTTTGTTAACATTGATTGGAAATCGCCTGGCAAAAAGTGGTGGTCTTTGGACAGTCATCGCTTCGGCACCATTGACACTTGTTTGGCAAGGCTTCTCTGTCTTTATTGGCTCTATCCAAGCATATGTATTTGTAACTTTATCTATGGTATATATCGGAAACAAAGTTACAGAAGAATAA